The Persephonella sp. genome segment TAGCCAGATAAAATTTTTGTTTTTAATTTAACGGATTTCTAAAAGTTATAAGATTTTATGATTTGGAATTTTAGAAATGAATTAATTATAAATTCTTTTGTAAATTTCTCGCTTTATAGTTCATAAATTTTTAGAAATAGCAAGTTTATAAACATTTTTAAGATTTAGAAGGAATTTTAGAACTTTATTCCTTCCTCCTTTAGAAGATTTTCAATATTAAGTTTTAAATTATCTATAACATCAATTGTGTCGTCCCAGTCTGTTATAATCCATCTTTTGCCTCTTTCTGCAACCCAGACTTTCTTATCCTGTGTAAAAATCCATATCACCTTTTCAACTCCGCTATCGAGTAAATCCTGAGTTTTCCTATGGAAGTAATCCTGTGGATTTTCAAATTTTCTAAGGTCTGCCTTAGTATCAATTTCTATAATAACCTTTGGAGGAATGGTTAGATATTTATCTGATATTTTTTTGAGTTTTTCTTTTTCTATTATTGCTATATCAAGGTTATACCAGCTACGTGGAGCAAATTTGTAGCCAATTTCATGACCAAAAACAAAATATTTTTTCTTCAGAGAATTGTAAATATAATTAGAAATAATCATTACTAAAAGTGCCTGTAATTCACTACTCCCCATAATTTCCTCCGTTGTTTTCTCCCCTGATATTACTTTGTCATAATCCCGGTAATAAATAGGTGAGCCTTTTCTCATCTCGTATATGAGATACTTAGGAATTCTTTTTCTTGTCTTTGTTTTTTTGTTCATTACAGCTTCCATAAAATTCACCTCTGTAAAAGGTTCTATAGTTAATTCTAATCTTTTGTTCAGATAATACAAGGATAACTTATTTTGATAAATAATCTTTAATATTCCGGGCTACTTTTCTGGGGATGCCTAATTTTTCCAGTTCTTCAACTTTTGCCATGGCAATTCTGTCTATGGTTTTATAGGTTCTGTATAAAATTTCTTTTCTTTTTTTGCCTATTCCTTTTATATTGTCCAAAACTTCTTTAAGTCCTTCTTTTTCCCGAAGTTTCCTATTATAAGAAATTGCAAATCTATGGGCTTCATCTCTTATAGTTGTAAATAATTTAAGCAGTTCCTTATGGTCAAACAGACGAACTTCCTTACCGTCATCTGTATAGATAATCTCTTCTTTTTTGGCTATTGAAAACACACGGAGATTTTCCAGCCCCAGAGCATCTTTTACGATTAGCCCTTGTTTAAGCTGTCCTTTTCCTCCGTCAATAAGCACAAGAGGAAGTTTTTCAAACTCTTTGTATCTTTTAAATCTTCTATATAAAACTTCCCTTAAAGATGCATAATCATCAACACCTTTGACGGTCTTTACCCTGAATCTTCTGTATTCTTTTTTATTCATCTCTCCATTTTCCCAGACTACGCAAGAACCGACTGTAAACTCTCCCTGCAAGGTTGATATATCAAATCCTTCAATCCTTTCAGGGAGTTGGAAGCCAAAAACTTCAGCAAATTTTTTCTTAATATCTGTTAAATCAATAAATGAAAAATTCCTTTCTATAAAACTTATTATCTGCTCCGGAATCTGATACTCAATCTGGACTTGTTTGCCTTTCTTGTTAGATAGCCATTTTTGTATATTTTCCTTTTCTGATAAAGGCTGGTTTGAGATTACTATTTCCGGAATAAAATTTCCCCGTGAGTAGTAGCCTGTAATAACTGCATCGTAAAAGCTATCTTCTAAGCCTTGTCGGGTGATATCTATAAAATTTTTTCCTACTATTCTGTGTCCCCTGATTATTACCAGCAAAACTTTATTTCCTGCAAAATAAAAAAGGTCTGCCTCTTCAAAAGGAAGTCCTAAAACTTCCTGTTTTTGCACCAGATTTTCCATTGCTGTAATCTGGTCACGAACAATCGCAGCTTTTTCAAACATCATTTTTGATGTATATTCCTCAATCCTGTCATAAAGCTGGTAGATAACTTTTTTCACATTTCCGGATAAAAATGCTTTAGCAGCTTTTACATCAAAGTTGTAATCCTTTTTTGAGATTTTATTTACACAAGGAGCAGAACAAAGCCCAAGATGATAATCAAAACAGACAATATTCCTTTTTGGTAAAGGGTCACAGGTTCTAAGTTTAAATAATTTATGAATTAAATCCTTCATAGCCCGTGCAGTTCTGGCAGGTAAGAAGGGCCCAAAATATTCCCCTTTAATCTCGCCGTATTTTCTGCTGATTAATACCGTTGGATACTCATCATCGGTAATGACCAGCATAGGATAACCGGAGCCGGATTTAAGACGGACATTGTATTTAGGTTTATACTGTTTTATAAGTTCATTTTCAAGGACGAAAGCTTCATAATCGGATTTTGTGATAATCCATTCTATTCTTGAGCTTTCCTCAAAAATCCTTTTTTCTTTCGGGTCTAATTTTAAATTCTGCCAGTGTCCTTTTAGACGGGATTTTAGATTTTTTGCCTTGCCTATATAGATATGCTTTCCTGAATTATCTTTAAACAGATAAACCCCCGGTTCCTCAGGGGCTTTATCTATGTATTTTTTTAGTATTTGAAAGTTATCAGAGGGCACAGCATCCTTCATCTTCTGCAAAGGATATAAGGTTCATTATTTCCTCAAATGAAGGGACTTTATCGCTTACATATTGAACCACGCCATATTGGTCAATTAGAATAAAGAAATCCTTATTTTCATCAAGGCCAAAATGTTTTGCAAAATCTTTTGTGGTTATCTGGACATAATCAATTAGCTTTACATTTGCTTTTTCAAACTCATCTTCATACTGTTCAAGCTTGTCATCATCAGCTTTATATATAACAATATGATATTTTTGTTTCAGGTCGTATAGATTTTTGCCCTTTATTCCGTCTAAAAACTCAAAGTAAGGAGCTTGACTACCAATTTTTGTTATCATATTACCTCCCTTTGCATATTTTGCCAAAGTTTATAATATATATTGGTTTTTACTTTATATCAAATTTTGAAGGAGAGATAATTGAAACAGACACAAAAAGCAGTTAGAAATGATGTTCGGAATATTGCTATCATTGCCCATGTTGACCATGGGAAGACTACCCTTGTTGATGCCCTTCTAAAGCAAAGCGGAACATTCAGGGAAAATGAGGAAGTAGAAGAAAGAATAATGGATAATATTGATCTGGAAAGGGAAAGGGGCATCACAATAATGGCCAAAAATACGGCTATTTACTACAAGGGTATCAAAATAAATATCGTTGACACACCGGGACACGCTGATTTTGGTGGCGAGGTTGAAAGAACATTAAAAATGGTTGACGGGGTTATTCTTCTCGTTGATGCAGCAGAAGGTCCAATGCCCCAAACAAGATTTGTTCTGCAAAAAGCCCTTGAAGCAGGATTAACACCACTTGTTGTGATAAACAAGATTGACAGACCTGACAGCCGTATAAATCAGGTTATTGATGAGATATACGACCTGTTCATAGATCTTGATGCCACAGAAGAACAATTGGATTTCCCAATTATTTATGCGATAGGAAAAGACGGAATTGCTAAAAAAGAGCTTGATGATGACAGTAAAGATTTAAGACCTTTATTTGAGGAAATAATAAACTATATGCCCCCTCCAGAATACGACCCTGATAAAGGTTTTCAGTTTTTAATTACATCTCTTGATTATGATAACTACGTCGGAAGACTGGCAATAGGCAGAGTATTTAATGGTAGTGTAAAAGTTAATCAGCAAGTTTCGGTAGTTAAACCTGACGGCAGAATAGTAAAGGGAATAGTCCGTAATATATATACCTATGAAGGTTTAAAAAGGGTGGAAACAAGAGAAGCAAAAGCAGGAGATATTATTGCTATTGCCGGAATTGATGATATCCAGATAGGAGATACAATAGCCGATGCTGAAAATCCAGAGGCATTACCACCTATCACAGTAGAAGAACCTACAATATCTATGGTTTTTTCTGTAAATGACTCTCCATTTGCAGGTAGAAGCGGGAAATTCTTAACCTCAAGACATTTAAGGGAAAGGTTATACAAAGAAACCCTTACAAATGTTGCCCTTAGAGTTGAAGATACAGATAATCCGGAGGCATTTCTGGTCAAAGGCAGAGGCGAACTTCAGCTGGCAATTCTTGCTGAAATGATGCGTAGAGAAGGATATGAGTTTCAGGTATCAAAACCGGAAGTAATCATAAAAGAGGAAAACGGGGTTAAACTTGAGCCGGTAGAAAGGGTTTTAATTGATATTCCTGAAGAGTTTATCGGAACAGTTACGGAAAAGTTAGGCGCAAGAAAAGGAAAAATGATAAATATGATAAACCACGGCAGTGGCAGAGTTAGACTGGAGTTTCTTATTCCTTCAAGAGGATTAATCGGTTATAGGTCAGAGTTCAAAACAGATACAAAAGGGGAAGGAATAATAAACACTATATTTGACAGCTGGCAACCCTGGTCTGGTGATATAAGAATTAGACAAAATGGTGCCCTTGTTGCTGATAGAAAAGGAGTTGCTACCCCATATGCTATATATTCATTGCAGGATAGGGGAATATTTTTTATTCCACCGGGAACAGAAGTTTATGAAGGAATGGTAATAGGAGAGCATAACAGGGATAATGACCTTTGGGTAAATATCACAAGGGAGAAAAAACTTACAAATGTCCGTGCAGCTGCAAATGATGAAAATATAAAAGTTGTGCCCCATAAAGTAATGGACTTTGAAAAGGCTATGGAATGGATAACAGATGATGAACTTATAGAAGTTACTCCGGATGCAATAAGAATTAGAAAAAAACAGCTTAGAAAACCATAATGGGCGAAATAGTTCAGTTTTTAATACCCTCGGTTTTGGGAGCTTTCATAGGATATATAACAAACTATCTTGCTATAAAAATGTTATTCCGTCCTTTTGAGGAAAAGAGAATATTCGGGGTAAAAATCCCTTTCACCCCGGGACTTATTCCCAAAAGAAGAAAAGAGATAGCTATATCCCTTGCAAAAACAATAGAAGAGCATCTTTTTACCACAGAAAAACTCCATAAACTTTTTGAAGAAAGTGGTTATAAAGAAAGATTACAAAAAAGAGTAGAAATTGTCCTTGACCAGCTAATAGATGAGATATTGGAGGACTTAGTAAAATCAGTTAAAAGCGGTATATCCATTGGAAAATTTAATATTAAAACAACTATTGTAGCCACAGCCCTTGAAAAAGCTATTGAAAAACTTTCAGAGAATCTAAAGGAAAAACTCAAAGATAAACTCCTTGAAAAAGCCTCTGATAACATAGAGAAAAATATAGAGGAAGAATTGCCACAAATTCTATCCCAACTTAATATTGAAAAAATGGTTGTTGATACACTCATGGAGATGGATATTCAAACTTTGGAAGAAATTGTCATAGGATTTTCTGAGAAACAATTAAAACATATCACCTATACAGGAGCCGTTCTGGGATTTTTAATTGGATTGTTGCAGAGTATTTTATACTTGTTACACTAACCTTTAAGAAAAAATTTAAAAATTTGAGTCTGTCGATCGCAGATTTTTGACCTTTAATTGAGACAAAATCTCACAGGAAATTTAGCTAAAATTTAAATCTCGGCTTTGTATACCAAAGGTTTGTCGATCCCCAGGGATTTTTACGGGATTGGAGGTCGACTGAAAATTAAATCAATTTGACAAGGACTATAATTTTTCGTATATTTAATCTCAATAAGATATATCAACGGCTATTTGACAACAGAATATGAAACCAATTTCAAGGGGTTTTTAGCGTGCCTATAAGGAATTGAAACATCATCACTGGGCAACACATAAGCTAAAGGATTATTGTTTTTAGCGTGCCTATAAGGAATTGAAACGGCTTCTCTTTATATTCATCATAAAAAGAATCATAATGGTTTTTAGCGTGCCTATAAGGAATTGAAACTCTACCTCTCATTTTTTCCCAGGTTGTTGTGTCTTGAAAAGTTTTTAGCGTGCCTATAAGGAATTGAAACTTGCGTCCTCATCATACCCTTCTGCTCTTGCCACCTCTTGTTTTTAGCGTGCCTATAAGGAATTGAAACTATCTTTGGTATATTCAGGCAATATTTCTTCTATCTGTTTTTAGAATTCCTGTAAGAAATTGAATTTTTGGTAGCCAAGCTATTACTTTTATGGTTTTAGAAAAACATAGAATTATTTGTTTATCTAAACCTTTATAAATTTTTTCTCAATTTAGGGTCTAATGCATCTCTCAAAGCATCTCCCAGCAGGTTAAAAGCCAGAATTGTAATGAATATTGCTATTCCCGGAGCAAGTATCCATGGATAGTTTGATATGGCTGATATACTCCGTGCAGCTGCAAGCATATTTCCCCAGCTTGCATAAGGTTCCTGAATACCAAGACCAAGCAACGAAAGGGCACTTTCACCAAGAATATATCCGGGAATTGACAAAGTGGCAGCAATTAACAGGTAAGAAAAAGTATTAGGAATTATATGGCGGGTTATTATTCTGAGTGAAGATGCACCATAACTTTTGGCAGCAAGGACAAACTCTTGTTCTCTTATAGATAAAACCATTCCTCTGATTACCCGTGCCAGACCAGCCCAACCAATAAATGAAAGGATAACAACAATCAAGAAATATACCTGCACAGAAGACAGAGTAATAGGGAAAATTGCCCTTAAAGCCAGCATTAGATAAAATCCCGGGAAAGACATTATAATTTCAGATAATCTCATCAGAATATTATCAACTCTACCCCCAAAATAACCGGAAATACCTCCTACAATTGCACCTATAGAAAAGGAAAGTAGAACCCCCACGATCCCAATAGATAGAGAAATTCTGGCGCCGTATAAAAGCCGTGAAAATATATCTCTGCCTAAATTGTCAGCTCCGAGAAGAAATATTTTTCCCTGCTTTACACCAAACAAGTGAATATTTGTAGGAATAAATCCAAGTAAATAATGCTTTTCACCTTCTACAAAAAAGTAAATCGGGTATTTTTTGGAATAATCAATTTTGTATTTTTTAAATACCGGGTCAACCAATTTATATTTATAAACAAACGGTCTTAAATGAAAATTTCCATCTTTATCAAAGAAATGTATCTGCGTAGGTGGATGGTAAGGTGTATCCCGATGCTGTATATCATAAGGATATGGAGCTATAAAATCAGCAAATATTGCCAGAAAATATAGTATTCCCAGCACATATAGGGAAACATAAGCCAGTTTATTTTTCTTTATGTAGTATAGAATTTCTCTCATTTTCTAAAATACTTACCTATTAAAAATCCGTATTTATTTTCAACTGCTGTTTCAAGATTTTTAAGCAGCTCTTCTACCGATTTTCCATCCTCTGGAAAATCTATATAAACCTCAACAACACTTTTATTAAAAAACTCATATATCGCTTTGCTAATAAAATCAGCCCCTTTTTTATCTGTTCCTGTAAGAATTACAAACAGATTATTGTCTATTTCAGCAAAAATATCAGTATTCCTTAAAGCTTCTTTGACAACTTCTTTTAATTTTTCATATTCTTCCTTAAACTCAGGTCTGATAAATGCAATGGCAAAATTCTCCGGGCAGCTAAATCTGTGATTACAGCCAATCATAAATTCAACAAATTTTTGAAAATCCTTAAACTCAATTTCAATAGCCATAATAAAACCCCCAAGTTATTTCAAAACACCTTCAATTTCCCTTTGTCTTACCCTTGGGTCAAGTTTGGCAAGTAGTATATCAGCTATCAGATTACCAATAATCAACATAATAGCACCAATATACAATCCACCCATAACTAGATATAAATCCTGTGATAAAACTGCATCAAGCATAAGCATTCCCATTCCCGGCCAATTAACAATAATCTCAATAAGTGCTGCCCCAGATAGCAAATTAGCAATTTCAAAACCAAGAAGAGTAATAAATGGATTTAATGCATTTCTAAGGGCGTGCCTGAATATTACTTGTTTTTCCGGCAATCCCTTTGCTCTGGCAAACATAACATATTCAGAATGTAAAGCCTCAATCATAGCACTTCTAACAAGTCTAACTATTCCTGCCAGAGAGCCAACTGCCAGAACAAAGGCAGGCAGAGATACATGCCATAATCGGTCTATGATTTTTCCTGTCAGGCTTAGTTGATCATAATCCGGTGAGGTTGCCCCACCTGTCGGAAACAATCCGGTTTTAACCGCAACAAACAAAAGTAAAAATGCCAGAAAAAAGTTAGGAATAGACATAAATGTAAATGAAAACAGTTGTATAAACTTATCAATCCATCTGTTTGGATTTAATGCAGCCCATATTCCCATCGGCACAGCAAGTAGCCACGCCATTAAAGCTGATGTTATAGATAAAAATAGAGTATTTCCTACCCGTTCTTTAATAAGCTCAATAACAGGCAGATGATATGAAAATGAATACCCTAAATCAAATTTTAAAGCATTAATAAGCCATTTAAAATATTGCACTAAAATAGGCTGGTCTAAACCGTATGCCCTCTCAAGCTCTCTTAAAGTTTCCTTTGAAATCTGGGGGTTCATCCTGAGCTGGTCTAAATAATCACCGGGAGCCATCTGGATAATAATAAATGAGATAAATGTAATCCCTATAACGAGGGGTATCATCTGAATAAGTCTTTTAACTATATATAAAAACAAGCTTCCCCCGATAAAAAATTGTTATTTAATATAATTTAACAGAAATTGTATGTATAAAGGAGGAGAAATTGGAAAAGAAAAAATGGAGAACGGCAATAAGCTGGCATTTTGATAAAGAGGCTTATGTAAGGGGATATAATCTGAGGGAACTGGTAAAAAATCTAACCTTTACAGAAGCTATATATCTTGTTCTTAAAGGAGAACTTCCTGATGAAAAAGAAAAAAGAATGTTAGATGCCATATTTGTTGCAACAATTGAACATTCAATCGCTCCCCCTTCTATTATTGCAGCCCGTGCTGTTATAAGCGGAGGAAATTCTTTGCATGTTGGGGTTGGTGCCGGTATTCTTGCCTTTGGGGAAGCCCATGGTGGTGCACTGGAAGGTGCTATGAGATTTTTACAGGAAAATATAGACAAAGACCCTGAAGAAACTGTAAAAGAATATTTTTCGCAGGGAAAAAGAATTCCCGGATATGGTCATAGATACTACAAAGAAGCAGACCCAAGAACACAGACATTATTTGAAATAGCAAAGGAAACAGGATTTTACGGAAAATACTGTCAGTTTGCAGAGGAAGTAGAAAAAGCCATAGAAAAAATCAAAGGTAAAAAATTGGTAATGAATGTTGACGGAGCAATAGCAGCAATAGTATCAGAGATGGGATTTGACTGGAGACTGGGGAAGGGATTTTTTATTATAGGTAGAGTTCCGGGAATAGTTGCCCATGTTTATGAAGAGCTAACAATGGAAAAACCATTTTCAAAAAGACTTGATGAAGAAAAAGAGGTTGAATATTTAGGAGAAAAACCAAGAGAACTTCCGGATAAATATAAAAGATGACAGATTTTGACAAAACTTACTCAGACTTTCAAAGAAGACGCCGTAATATTTTTATAATCTCTGTTACAGTTTTTGTTTTTATTGTTGGAAACCTTTATATCTTTAAAGAGATTTCCAAAGTAAAGGATGTCTTTAACCCGTATATTTTCCTAATCATAATAAATATTGATGTTGTATTTTTCCTCGCTATTCTGGCTATATCCCTCAGGCATCTGATAAAACTATTTTTTGAAAAGAGGGAAACAACAGGCAAGCTCAGGCGGAAACTCTCATTTATTTTAATCTCAATGGTCATCATCCCTGCAATGATACTTTCGGTTGCATCTATAAGCCTTATATCAAATGCAACAAACCTGTGGTTTAGTGGTAAAGTAGAAAAAGCATTAGACCTTACCCAAAAAATAATAGATGAAGATATCAAAACATATTCCCAGCTACTTGATGAAGTTGTCTATATGATAGACACAAAAAAAATAACCCCTTACGAAGCATTTAAAAAATTCAAGATAAACTCAATGATAATCCTTGATAAAAACAAGAAACCTATAATGATTTATGGCAAACCTAAAAAACTGGTTGAAGATTTTGATTTTAAGCTGAAGAAATACATCTTTGAAGAAAATGGCCAGTATTTTCTCAGGTATATAAGAAAATATCAAAAAGATAAATACATAATAATTGAGTATCGTCTGCCACCTTTATTGTCCAGATATAAACAGGAAATAAACTACATATCAGACATTTATTCAAAATTCAGGTATTACAAAAACCCTATCAGAGTTAGCTATATCGTAACTATGCTCACCATTACCATGTTTGTTATCTTTGCTGCCCTGTGGTTTGCCCAGTATGTTGTTAGAAATCTGACTTATCCCCTTGAAAGGCTTGTTGATGCTTCCAAAAAACTGGCACAGGGAAACCTCAATGTAAAGGTTGATATTAAAGCTCCTGATGAAATAGGTATCCTGATAGACGAATTCAATCATATGGTAAAAGAATTAAAAGCTCTCTACCTCCAGCTTGAAAGAAGTAATAAAGAACTGAAGGAAAATAAAGAATACCTTGAAGCTATACTGGAAAACGCCAGAACAGGTGTTATTTATTCTGACAAATACGGCAGGATAGAAAAAATAAACAAAGCAGCAGCAGAGATATTAGGCATAGATCCTTCACAGATAAAAGGAAAGGACATAGAAGAGTTTATGAAAAGTATAGGCTTAGATATAAAAAATATTGAAAAGGAACAGACCATAAATGTTGATGGAAAGATAATAATAGCCAGAATAACAAAATTATCAAACAAGGGATACGTCCTTGTCTTTGACGATATAACAGATGTTGTAGCTGCAGAAAAAGTCCTTGCGTGGAAGGAGATAGCCCAGAGAATAGCCCATGAAATAAAAAATCCACTTACACCTATTAGACTTTCTGCAGAAAGGATAAAAAGACAGTATCATAACGGCAACCCAAAATTCCCAGAAATTTTGGAAAAAGCTGTTAATGTTATATTCACAGAAGTTGACCATTTATCAAAGCTGGTTAAAGAGTTTGGTCAGTTCGCGGCCTCAGGGAGACAGATAACTAAAAACGAAATTAATCTAAAACAGCTAATCAAAGAAATAGCAGATAGTTATCAATCGGAAAAATTCAAAATAGAAGTAGATATTTCTGATGATATATCCTTAAAAGCGGATAAAAAACTGCTTAGACAGGCATTTTTAAATCTGGTTCAAAATAGCTATGAAAGTATAGATAAAGAAATTGGAGTCTTAAAAATTAAAGCAGAGAAAGAAGACGGCAAGATTATTATTACCTTTAAGGATAACGGAAAAGGAATTCCCCAGTCAGAGCTTGAAAAGATTTTTATTCCTTATTATTCCAAGAAATCAAAAGGTTCAGGCCTTGGCCTTGCCATAACAAAGGAAATCATAGAAAACCATGGTGGAAATATAAAAGCCCTTCCTTCAGAGGAAGGGGCTGTTTTTAGAGTAGAACTACCTTTATCCTGATATTTCCTTAACAAAAGATACAAGAAGTTTATTGAACTCTTCAGGATTTTCAAATGGTGGCAGATGTGCACTATTAGCAAGTTCATAAAATTTTGCATTAGGAATGCCATCTGCAATCTTTTTTACTATTTCAGGGGGAGTAACTTTTTCATCATCTTTTCCTGCCACAACAATTGTTGGAACATTTATGCTTGATAGCAATCCTGTATTATCCGGTCTTATGGCAAGGGCTTTAAGAGCCTTTATAATTCCCTCTTCTGTAGCCTGATTCATTATGCATTTTAGTTCTTCCATTTTGTTTTTATCTGCCTTAGTAGCTGGTGATGTTTGGGTATCAAGCATAAACTCTATAAGAAAATCCTTTCCTTCTTTTTCCACTTTTTCTACGGTTGCATATCTTGCCTTTTTGGCTTCTTCTGTATCGGCTTCAGCTCTTGTGGAGACAAAAACAAATCCCTTAACAATATCCGGATATCTTCTCCATAGGTCAAACATAATATATCCACCCATGCTATCTCCCACAGGAATAACCTTTTTAACCCCTAAATCTTTTACTTTTGACAGAATGGCATCTGTAAGGGTTTCTACTGTGTATTCGGCAGGAAAATTCCTTTCTTCCCCAAAACCTGGATAATCAACGGCAATATAAGGAATTCCCTCTTTTTCAAGTGCTTCAAACTGGTATTTATACATATTTTTATTTAATGGAAATGCATGTAAAAAAAGAACTGCCTCAGGTATAAAAGCTCTCATTTTAACCCTCCTTGTAGTTTTTTATTTATTATATGTTTTTTCACTTCCTTTTCACTATTTAAGGAATAAATTTTTTAGTATGAAAATACTGGTGGTTGAAGATAATCAGGAACTTAACAATACGCTTAAAGAGATATTGGAATTAAATGATTATATTGTAGATTCTGTTTTAGATGGTGAACAAGCTTTAGAGTTTGCCAATCTATACGAGTATGATCTTATAATTCTAGACATAATGCTACCTAAAATTGATGGATATAAGGTTTGTCAAATTTTAAGGGAGAAAGGTAATAATACCCCTGTTCTGATGTTAACTGCAAAAGACACATTACAGGACAAAGTGAAAGGCCTTGATATAGGTGCAGATGATTATCTGGTAAAACCATTTGAGATAGAGGAGCTTCTTGCAAGGGTAAGGGCATTAATAAGAAGAGTATCCACTGAGAAAAATAAGATAGTCCAGCTGGGTGATATAAAGATAGACCTTGAAAAAAGAGAAGTTTACAGGGATGGAAAAAGCCTTGTTATAACCCCTAAGCTTTTCTGTATTCTTGAACAACTGATTAGAAATAGAGGAAAAATCGTTACTTATGAAAGTCTTATGAATAAATGCTGGGATATAACAGATTATCCGTCTAAAGAAACTGTCAGGGCAAACATAAAACTCCTGAGAAAAATACTTCAGGACAAAGATATCATCCAGAACATTTCCGGTGTAGGATATAAAATAGAATGAAACTTGACCAGTTTCTT includes the following:
- a CDS encoding DUF445 family protein; the encoded protein is MGEIVQFLIPSVLGAFIGYITNYLAIKMLFRPFEEKRIFGVKIPFTPGLIPKRRKEIAISLAKTIEEHLFTTEKLHKLFEESGYKERLQKRVEIVLDQLIDEILEDLVKSVKSGISIGKFNIKTTIVATALEKAIEKLSENLKEKLKDKLLEKASDNIEKNIEEELPQILSQLNIEKMVVDTLMEMDIQTLEEIVIGFSEKQLKHITYTGAVLGFLIGLLQSILYLLH
- the typA gene encoding translational GTPase TypA, with the translated sequence MKQTQKAVRNDVRNIAIIAHVDHGKTTLVDALLKQSGTFRENEEVEERIMDNIDLERERGITIMAKNTAIYYKGIKINIVDTPGHADFGGEVERTLKMVDGVILLVDAAEGPMPQTRFVLQKALEAGLTPLVVINKIDRPDSRINQVIDEIYDLFIDLDATEEQLDFPIIYAIGKDGIAKKELDDDSKDLRPLFEEIINYMPPPEYDPDKGFQFLITSLDYDNYVGRLAIGRVFNGSVKVNQQVSVVKPDGRIVKGIVRNIYTYEGLKRVETREAKAGDIIAIAGIDDIQIGDTIADAENPEALPPITVEEPTISMVFSVNDSPFAGRSGKFLTSRHLRERLYKETLTNVALRVEDTDNPEAFLVKGRGELQLAILAEMMRREGYEFQVSKPEVIIKEENGVKLEPVERVLIDIPEEFIGTVTEKLGARKGKMINMINHGSGRVRLEFLIPSRGLIGYRSEFKTDTKGEGIINTIFDSWQPWSGDIRIRQNGALVADRKGVATPYAIYSLQDRGIFFIPPGTEVYEGMVIGEHNRDNDLWVNITREKKLTNVRAAANDENIKVVPHKVMDFEKAMEWITDDELIEVTPDAIRIRKKQLRKP
- a CDS encoding Uma2 family endonuclease — protein: MEAVMNKKTKTRKRIPKYLIYEMRKGSPIYYRDYDKVISGEKTTEEIMGSSELQALLVMIISNYIYNSLKKKYFVFGHEIGYKFAPRSWYNLDIAIIEKEKLKKISDKYLTIPPKVIIEIDTKADLRKFENPQDYFHRKTQDLLDSGVEKVIWIFTQDKKVWVAERGKRWIITDWDDTIDVIDNLKLNIENLLKEEGIKF
- a CDS encoding ABC transporter permease; this translates as MREILYYIKKNKLAYVSLYVLGILYFLAIFADFIAPYPYDIQHRDTPYHPPTQIHFFDKDGNFHLRPFVYKYKLVDPVFKKYKIDYSKKYPIYFFVEGEKHYLLGFIPTNIHLFGVKQGKIFLLGADNLGRDIFSRLLYGARISLSIGIVGVLLSFSIGAIVGGISGYFGGRVDNILMRLSEIIMSFPGFYLMLALRAIFPITLSSVQVYFLIVVILSFIGWAGLARVIRGMVLSIREQEFVLAAKSYGASSLRIITRHIIPNTFSYLLIAATLSIPGYILGESALSLLGLGIQEPYASWGNMLAAARSISAISNYPWILAPGIAIFITILAFNLLGDALRDALDPKLRKNL
- a CDS encoding ABC transporter permease, which gives rise to MFLYIVKRLIQMIPLVIGITFISFIIIQMAPGDYLDQLRMNPQISKETLRELERAYGLDQPILVQYFKWLINALKFDLGYSFSYHLPVIELIKERVGNTLFLSITSALMAWLLAVPMGIWAALNPNRWIDKFIQLFSFTFMSIPNFFLAFLLLFVAVKTGLFPTGGATSPDYDQLSLTGKIIDRLWHVSLPAFVLAVGSLAGIVRLVRSAMIEALHSEYVMFARAKGLPEKQVIFRHALRNALNPFITLLGFEIANLLSGAALIEIIVNWPGMGMLMLDAVLSQDLYLVMGGLYIGAIMLIIGNLIADILLAKLDPRVRQREIEGVLK
- a CDS encoding citryl-CoA lyase; translated protein: MEKKKWRTAISWHFDKEAYVRGYNLRELVKNLTFTEAIYLVLKGELPDEKEKRMLDAIFVATIEHSIAPPSIIAARAVISGGNSLHVGVGAGILAFGEAHGGALEGAMRFLQENIDKDPEETVKEYFSQGKRIPGYGHRYYKEADPRTQTLFEIAKETGFYGKYCQFAEEVEKAIEKIKGKKLVMNVDGAIAAIVSEMGFDWRLGKGFFIIGRVPGIVAHVYEELTMEKPFSKRLDEEKEVEYLGEKPRELPDKYKR
- the uvrC gene encoding excinuclease ABC subunit UvrC, with product MKDAVPSDNFQILKKYIDKAPEEPGVYLFKDNSGKHIYIGKAKNLKSRLKGHWQNLKLDPKEKRIFEESSRIEWIITKSDYEAFVLENELIKQYKPKYNVRLKSGSGYPMLVITDDEYPTVLISRKYGEIKGEYFGPFLPARTARAMKDLIHKLFKLRTCDPLPKRNIVCFDYHLGLCSAPCVNKISKKDYNFDVKAAKAFLSGNVKKVIYQLYDRIEEYTSKMMFEKAAIVRDQITAMENLVQKQEVLGLPFEEADLFYFAGNKVLLVIIRGHRIVGKNFIDITRQGLEDSFYDAVITGYYSRGNFIPEIVISNQPLSEKENIQKWLSNKKGKQVQIEYQIPEQIISFIERNFSFIDLTDIKKKFAEVFGFQLPERIEGFDISTLQGEFTVGSCVVWENGEMNKKEYRRFRVKTVKGVDDYASLREVLYRRFKRYKEFEKLPLVLIDGGKGQLKQGLIVKDALGLENLRVFSIAKKEEIIYTDDGKEVRLFDHKELLKLFTTIRDEAHRFAISYNRKLREKEGLKEVLDNIKGIGKKRKEILYRTYKTIDRIAMAKVEELEKLGIPRKVARNIKDYLSK